One region of Drosophila teissieri strain GT53w chromosome 2L, Prin_Dtei_1.1, whole genome shotgun sequence genomic DNA includes:
- the LOC122619495 gene encoding uncharacterized protein LOC122619495, with protein MEFLDPKLHSIDKLCAQFEEYKKNRDEEHSELENNLKTKFNMEDELRELNVKMETLRVGMQHLDDQQKFQSHQRKLMSQTMFGTIEAASPDEIQVPSEDKVTIPNQLLIKCEVKNCLFEGCQRRIDSQLLLLHYLCDHDNKEASFQHCLPVVKDERVVLSFKPKSCKHHDNQVLGLLAYNAQQLVMTRQHSHLEGHIPLVVLMCRTSPYVGLRDRRLPDSQRNSEFVLWLVTPSDGMELNVTLSIYGRDIAVKTGCVLGVRKVNNNQDADYYMAVDESYWRLTYAEVEKLSNNFRDELHLEVLVTEPQGHM; from the coding sequence ATGGAGTTCCTGGACCCAAAGCTCCACAGCATCGACAAGTTGTGCGCACAATTCGAAGAGTATAAAAAGAACCGTGATGAAGAGCATTCGGAACTGGAGAACAATCTGAAGACCAAGTTCAATATGGAAGACGAACTTAGGGAGCTCAACGTCAAAATGGAAACTTTGCGCGTGGGAATGCAACACCTGGATGACCAGCAGAAGTTTCAGTCGCATCAAAGAAAGCTAATGTCTCAGACGATGTTCGGCACTATTGAGGCTGCTTCTCCAGATGAAATTCAAGTCCCTTCGGAGGACAAAGTTACTATCCCCAACCAACTTCTAATAAAGTGCGAGGTAAAAAATTGTCTTTTTGAGGGCTGCCAAAGGCGAATAGACAGTcagttgcttttgctgcactACCTCTGTGATCATGATAACAAGGAAGCTTCCTTCCAGCACTGCCTTCCCGTAGTGAAAGATGAACGGGTTGTGCTTTCTTTCAAGCCGAAGAGCTGCAAGCATCATGATAATCAGGTTTTGGGCCTTCTGGCTTACAATGCACAACAGTTAGTGATGACCCGGCAGCACTCACACCTGGAAGGTCACATCCCGTTGGTGGTGCTAATGTGCCGTACATCGCCTTATGTGGGTCTGCGAGATAGGCGTTTACCAGATAGCCAGAGAAACAGCGAGTTCGTGCTCTGGCTGGTCACACCCAGCGACGGAATGGAGCTGAACGTTACGCTCAGTATCTACGGAAGAGATATTGCAGTAAAAACCGGCTGTGTTCTAGGTGTTCGAAAGGTTAATAATAACCAGGACGCGGACTATTACATGGCAGTCGACGAAAGCTACTGGCGTCTGACGTACGCCGAAGTAGAGAAACTCTCAAACAACTTCCGTGACGAGCTGCACCTGGAGGTTTTAGTTACTGAGCCACAGGGACACATGTAA
- the LOC122621718 gene encoding protein transport protein Sec24A, whose protein sequence is MSTYNPNFVPPAHAPMPLNGNNPVNGVQGSVQQQPGPPPGQHYVPQKQPQQFQQPPPAAAFPGGGAPGNLAPPQQFNSGIANQFLPPTSGTATPLQQLPPSTLPPHLRPPTVNGPPLTNGSNGASSANSSRTASPRPVGAAPQYAQGPIAAALNNPPLASGLRPSPQPTNQSLANLTSNLGNLNLNTTRANGGTSVVPQQQYPPLTQKDGRGVASAQTGPPQFNDANSLLAASGGAAPVVPNSMATPFSGQRPPNLVPNPAKIFGSASVPGRPTPSPAAQRIQYGVPPPTNPEQQSQQNNNLQQAPPPPRVGAVWPPSLANAAAPGAQPMLPPAQQPLQSYPYSQAYPPAPQQQPQPPQSAVQAPPPGMFGAQPTGAPLQYQAQAPPQAYGQQPQQPPQTAPGGPYGTTAPLNVAQQGFSRLWGQDTIDLMQNRHILSPATLPPPKVVLHNQFHESINCSPSIMRCTLTKIPESNSLLQKSRLPLGIVIHPFRDVNSLPVIQCINIVRCRLCRTYINPFVYFVDSKMWKCNLCYRVNELPDDFQFDPATKTYGDVTRRPEVRSSTIEFIAPSEYMLRPPQPAMYLFLFDVSIIAQQSGYLEAACAVLNRHLDEMPGDARTQVGFICYDSFVHFYSMAEGLNQPHEMTLLDIDDPFLPRPDSLLVNLKECKELVRDLLKQLPKRFAHTHDPGSALGAALQVAFKLMQASGGRITVFQSCLPNKGPGALEPREDPNNRSAKDVAHLNPATDFYKRFALECSGYQIACDLFLMNQQYSDMATISGISKHSGGCVHHFPLYQKTKPHMVESFRSCFKRYLTRKIGFEAVMRIRCTRGLQVHTFHGNFFVRSTDLLSLPNVNPDAGYGMQISYDESLSDAKTICFQAALLYTNSEGERRIRVHTVCLPVTASLPEVMHSADTEAIIGLLSKMAVDRSVASNLSDARDAFINATIDVYNAFKIAQNLPSGQSGQLIAPRSLALLPLYILALLKHPAFRVGTSTRLDDRVYAMDCMKTLPLDQLMKYVYPELYKIDALIYHARNSNISSNQEDDEDEDEPLPELPRLQLSAEHLDSRSIFLMDCGTLIMIYVGLNVPPDVLEAVLGISSTAELGDYVYGLPNVVSNENDVLKRFILRLNYDKPYSALVQIIRDTSTAKGQFIERLTDDRSESSLSYYEFLQHIRAQVK, encoded by the exons ATGTCGACCTACAATCCGAACTTCGTGCCTCCCGCCCACGCTCCCATGCCTCTGAACGGAAATAATCCAGTGAATGGTGTGCAAGGAAGcgtccagcagcagccaggTCCTCCACCTGGTCAGCATTATGTACCACAGAAGCAGCCACAACAGTTTCAGCAACCACCTCCTGCAGCAGCTTTTCCGGGAGGAGGAGCGCCAGGAAATCTGGCACCGCCGCAGCAGTTCAACAGTGGTATTGCGAACCAGTTCTTGCCGCCCACGTCTGGAACAGCTACACCTCTGCAGCAACTGCCGCCCAGCACGTTACCGCCTCATCTGCGTCCGCCCACCGTCAACGGTCCACCCCTTACTAACGGCAGCAATGGGGCGTCCAGTGCGAACTCCTCGCGCACTGCCTCCCCAAGGCCAGTGGGAGCTGCCCCTCAATACGCTCAAGGACCAATCGCCGCAGCGCTGAACAATCCTCCCCTGGCGTCGGGACTGCGTCCTTCGCCCCAACCGACGAACCAATCTCTAGCCAACTTGACGAGCAATCTGGGAAATCTTAACTTGAACACCACTCGAGCAAATGGAGGTACCAGCGTTGTGCCACAGCAACAGTACCCACCTCTAACACAGAAGGATGGTAGGGGAGTGGCCTCGGCCCAGACGGGTCCACCGCAGTTCAACGACGCCAACAGTCTGTTGGCAGCCAGCGGAGGTGCAGCTCCAGTAGTTCCCAATTCTATGGCGACGCCGTTTAGTGGACAAAGGCCTCCCAATTTGGTTCCCAATCCGGCCAAAATATTCGGAAGTGCATCGGTTCCCGGTAGACCAACGCCATCACCAGCGGCCCAACGAATTCAATACGGAGTACCCCCTCCGACTAACCCCGAGCAGCAGAgccagcaaaacaacaatctGCAGCAAGCACCGCCGCCACCAAGAGTAGGAGCGGTATGGCCACCGAGCTTAGCAAATGCAGCGGCGCCGGGAGCCCAACCCATGCTGCCTCCAGCCCAGCAGCCTTTACAGTCGTATCCATACTCCCAGGCTTATCCACCAGCaccacagcagcaaccacaacctCCTCAGTCTGCAGTTCAGGCACCGCCACCGGGAATGTTTGGAGCCCAACCCACTGGAGCTCCGCTGCAGTATCAAGCACAGGCGCCTCCTCAGGCTTACGGACAACAACCTCAGCAACCACCCCAAACCGCACCCGGGGGACCATATGGAACCACTGCTCCACTAAATGTGGCCCAGCAGGGATTTAGCAGACTGTGGGGACAGGATACAATAGACCTGATGCAGAACCGGCATATCTTATCGCCGGCAACGTTGCCTCCGCCAAAAGTGGTATTGCACAACCAGTTCCACGAGTCCATAAACTGTAGCCCAAGCATTATGCGTTGTACGCTGACAAAGATCCCCGAGAGCAATTCTCTGCTCCAGAAGTCGCGCCTGCCTCTGGGCATTGTGATACATCCCTTCCGCGATGTGAAT AGCCTCCCTGTAATTCAGTGCATCAACATTGTGCGTTGCCGGCTGTGCCGCACATACATTAATCCCTTCGTTTACTTCGTGGACAGCAAGATGTGGAAGTGCAATCTGTGCTATCGGGTCAACGAAT TGCCCGATGACTTTCAATTCGATCCGGCCACTAAGACATACGGAGACGTTACCCGAAGGCCGGAGGTACGCTCTAGCACCATAGAGTTTATTGCTCCTTCGGAGTACATGTTGCGACCGCCACAGCCGGCCATGTACCTGTTTCTTTTTGATGTCTCGATAATCGCGCAGCAGAGTGGCTATCTGGAGGCCGCTTGCGCCGTGCTCAACCGGCACCTAGACGAGATGCCCGGGGACGCGAGAACTCAGGTGGGATTCATATGCTACGACAGCTTCGTGCACTTCTACAGCATGGCCGAGGGGCTCAACCAGCCGCATGAAATGACGCTACTGGACATCGACGACCCCTTCCTGCCACGACCTGACAGTTTGCTGGTAAACCTGAAAGAGTGCAAGGAGTTGGTGCGTGATCTTTTAAAGCAGCTGCCGAAGCGATTTGCCCACACCCACGATCCGGGTTCCGCCTTGGGTGCCGCACTGCAGGTGGCTTTCAAGCTAATG CAAGCATCAGGCGGACGGATAACCGTCTTTCAATCGTGCCTTCCCAACAAGGGACCCGGAGCCTTGGAGCCGCGTGAGGATCCCAACAACCGTTCGGCAAAGGACGTGGCCCACCTTAATCCGGCAACCGACTTTTACAAGCGCTTCGCCCTGGAATGCTCCGGCTATCAGATAGCCTGTGACCTCTTCCTGATGAACCAGCAGTACAGCGACATGGCAACCATCT CTGGCATTAGCAAACACAGCGGCGGCTGTGTCCACCACTTCCCGCTCTACCAGAAGACCAAGCCACATATGGTGGAATCGTTCCGGTCGTGCTTCAAGCGCTATCTTACCAGGAAAATCGGATTTGAGGCTGTAATGCGAATCCGCTGCACTCGCGGCCTGCAGGTGCATACATTCCATGGAAACTTCTTCGTGCGCTCCACGGACCTGCTCTCGCTTCCAAACGTGAATCCGGATGCGGGATATGGCATGCAGATCTCCTACGACGAGAGCCTCTCAGACGCGAAAACGATTTGCTTCCAAGCTGCGCTGCTCTATACAAACAGCGAAGGAGAGCGTCGAATCCGGGTGCACACCGTGTGCTTGCCGGTGACCGCTTCGCTTCCAGAGGTAATGCACTCAGCAGACACGGAAGCTATCATCGGACTGTTGTCGAAAATGGCCGTTGACCGGTCGGTTGCTTCCAACTTGTCGGATGCCCGCGACGCATTCATTAACGCTACGATCGACGTGTACAATGCCTTCAAGATAGCACAAAATCTGCCATCGGGACAGTCAGGTCAGCTGATAGCACCGCGCAGCCTGGCGTTGCTCCCGCTCTACATATTGGCCCTGCTTAAGCAC CCCGCTTTCCGTGTGGGAACTAGCACACGACTGGATGATCGGGTCTACGCTATGGATTGCATGAAGACGCTACCGCTGGACCAGCTAATGAAGTACGTGTACCCAGAGCTGTACAAGATCGATGCGTTGATTTACCACGCCCGAAACTCGAACATTAGTTCGAACCAGGaagacgacgaggacgaggacgaacCGTTGCCGGAGCTGCCGCGTCTGCAATTGTCCGCGGAACA CTTGGACTCGCGGTCAATATTCCTGATGGATTGCGGCACGCTGATAATGATCTACGTCGGTCTAAATGTGCCGCCCGATGTTTTGGAAGCTGTGCTGG GAATCAGCTCTACTGCAGAGCTGGGTGACTACGTTTACGGATTGCCAAATGTTGTGAGCAACGAGAACGATGTGCTGAAGCGCTTTATATTGCGACTCAACTACGATAAGCCCTACTCGGCGCTGGTGCAGATAATTAG ggACACGAGCACGGCCAAGGGCCAGTTCATCGAGAGATTAACCGACGATCGCAGTGAATCTAGTTTGTCATACTATGAATTTTTGCAACACATTCGGGCTCAGGTTAAATAG
- the LOC122619480 gene encoding oxysterol-binding protein-related protein 9 isoform X1 translates to MASTTGSAPSLIPPQSGSGGSGTLEGTLSKWTNVMKGWQYRFFVLDENAGLLSYYTSKEKMIKGVRRGCVRLKDALIGIDDQEDNTFTITVDHKTFHFQARHNEEREQWVRRLEDTIRRHANRSRLWDSQSAFYIAGGYTKEGGGSGVGGRRPNHLELVARRVSEADAYLQLMIEQTNLLDKRIAELTDPAEQSKCKALQDNASAMLDHIKHSIVSLQIAKNMAHPINGIYNGPPATASTSSSTSGVAMGSCNNIQAGGLKVPLEGQLIGKGELVDDEDDSATENATTAPLGLVVPETSYSSSEGEEDFYDAYDDPFTSLGSSPIGCATRGFAETTSPTHEKAPDGFAEPVALGDSVAPQTLPEIDESVADADTSIKTARTAVSSGSASYDNGIDYDALYEEEEETDLSMEAHGSMITHLLSQVKIGMDLTKVVLPTFILERRSLLEMYADYFAHPDLFIKISDLDDPRDRIVQVCRWYMSAYHAGRKSAVAKKPYNPILGEVFQCHWDIPELSQDAQEVRDGPVPWCRRDQLTFLAEQVSHHPPISAFYAEHYNKKITFAAHVWTKSKFLGLSIGVHNIGEGVVTLVDRSEEYIVTFPNGYGRSILTVPWIELGGSVEIKCPQSGYYANVEFLTKPFYGGKRNRISAEVYAPSEKKPFVSISGEWSGLMEAKWHDKNKTEVFVDVNRIPIFKKQVRPIVEQDEYESRRVWKEVTAGLKFNDIERATTAKFVVEQQQRDQAKVRKEYDLAWEHKHFKPVGDNWIYAKPLSQRMYLQEKEAKR, encoded by the exons TCTAAGGAGAAGATGATTAAGGGCGTGAGGCGCGGCTGTGTGCGCTTAAAGGATGCGCTAATCGGAATCGACGATCAGGAGGACAACACATTCACGATCACTGTGGACCATAAGACCTTCCACTTTCAG GCGCGACACAACGAGGAGCGGGAGCAGTGGGTGCGCCGCCTGGAGGACACTATTCGACGCCACGCGAACCGGTCGCGTCTGTGGGACAGCCAGAGCGCCTTCTACATCGCCGGTGGCTATACGAAGGAAGGGGGCGGGAGCGGAGTAGGCGGCAGAAGACCCAACCACCTGGAGTTGGTGGCGCGCCGTGTTTCCGAGGCAGATGCCTACCTCCAGCTGATGATTGAGCAAACGAAC TTGCTGGACAAACGCATCGCGGAGCTGACCGATCCGGCGGAGCAGTCTAAGTGCAAGGCACTCCAGGACAACGCAAGT GCCATGCTGGATCACATTAAACACTCGATTGTCAGCCTGCAGATTGCCAAAAACATGGCCCACCCCATAAATGGAATCTACAACGGCCCACCGGCCACTGCCTCGACTAGTTCCTCGACCAGTGGAGTTGCCATGGGCAGTTGTAACAACATACAGGCAGGTGGCCTAAAGGTGCCCCTGGAGGGTCAACTGATAGGCAAGGGTGAGCTGGTCGACGACGAGGATGACTCGGCCACTGAGAACG CCACCACCGCGCCTTTGGGTTTGGTTGTGCCAGAGACCTCATACTCGAGCAGCGAGGGCGAGGAGGACTTCTACGATGCCTACGACGATCCCTTCACCAGCCTTGGCAGCTCTCCGATTGGCTG CGCAACGCGTGGGTTTGCGGAAACCACATCCCCCACCCACGAAAAGGCACCGGATGGATTTGCCGAGCCAGTGGCTCTGGGCGACTCAGTTGCCCCCCAAACGCTGCCAGAGATCGATGAAAGCGTTGCCGATGCGGACACCAGCATTAAGACAGCAAGGACCGCAGTAAGTTCCGGAAGTGCCAGCTATGATAATGGAATAGACTACGACGCCTTgtacgaggaggaggaagagacGGACCTCAGTATGGAGGCGCACGGATCGATGATCACGCACTTGTTGTCCCAAGTTAAAATCGGCATGGACCTCACGAAAGTGGTACTGCCCACGTTTATTCTGGAGCGCCGCTCGCTATTGGAGATGTACGCCGATTACTTTGCTCATCCCGATCTgtttataaa AATATCGGATCTGGATGATCCGCGCGACAGAATCGTCCAGGTCTGCCGCTGGTATATGAGTGCTTACCATGCTGGGCGCAAAAGTGCAGTAGCCAAGAAGCCGTACAACCCCATTTTGGGTGAAGTATTTCAGTGCCATTGGGACATTCCTG AGTTATCCCAAGACGCTCAGGAGGTACGCGACGGTCCAGTGCCTTGGTGCCGGCGGGATCAACTCACATTTCTAGCTGAGCAGGTGTCTCACCATCCGCCAA tttctgcCTTTTATGCGGAGcattacaataaaaaaataacatttgcGGCACATGTCTGGACCAAGTCGAAGTTCTTGGGACTCTCCATTGGAGTTCATAACATTGGTGAAGGCGTTGTGACCCTGGTGGATCGCAGCGAGGAGTACATAGTGACCTTCCCCAACGGCTACGGCAG GTCTATTCTAACGGTGCCTTGGATTGAGCTCGGCGGTTCGGTGGAGATCAAGTGCCCACAATCTGGATACTATGCCAACGTGGAGTTCCTCACCAAGCCATTCTATGGCGGCAAACGGAATAGGATCTCTGCAGAG GTTTATGCGCCCAGCGAAAAGAAGCCTTTCGTCTCTATTTCCGGCGAGTGGAGCGGTTTGATGGAGGCCAAGTGGCATGATAAAAAC AAAACCGAAGTATTCGTCGACGTAAATCGCATACCCATATTTAAGAAACAAGTTCGACCAATCGTTGAGCAGGATGAGTACGAATCGCGGCGCGTTTGGAAGGAAGTGACAGCGGGACTCAA GTTCAATGACATCGAGCGCGCTACAACTGCCAAATTCGTTgtggagcaacagcagcgagATCAAGCCAAGGTGCGCAAGGAATACGATCTGGCCTGGGAGCACAAG CACTTTAAGCCCGTGGGGGACAACTGGATCTACGCCAAACCGCTGAGTCAGCGCATGTATTTGCAGGAGAAAGAGGCCAAGAGATAA
- the LOC122620830 gene encoding uncharacterized protein LOC122620830 has translation MTAESDSDVEIIETEHMDHHHNHRQPEAFGHPARMYPQPATGIPSPPFSPTDPMDMPLVKELLARNEYINVPEGTVLCVPCYLCKQPFNDIESFKEHLTQHAAEIHSWNTRRAQEQEPPPLMIPFVEPMNQPFVHPIDQHLIHSINQGAIDCHHHAHYSNPMEFGRQPPLDLYSPPLEPQMPFQLPAVHQNLIQPPPMHLTVQRTSYEPPLQFSGHRPVELPQKLPTSPHSPLEFSLQPMLSAIPCKQHTPLEVQKFCVPETMSRSVEEPPVLVNPPSQAQDPTQDAGAGKSQSSVPIKSKPPNAKPPAFKRGHFECVWCGKRLSTRQSLRYHESHFHGGEDLLANRTEKNVPKQHKCSTCKKRYKRRTFLLMHMKVKHGIVFPSRTSADPESQISVDSPASPEAPVSPRSSPDETPKKEIWSTRIFNAVAAAKYQPASERADKYLVAPRQQTEQLESGFTITSKRTYPLRSPFFNPDLWLDCDAYL, from the exons ATGACCGCAGAAAGTGATAGCGATGTGGAGATCATAGAGACGGAGCACATGGATCATCATCACAACCATCGCCAACCGGAAGCCTTTGGCCATCCCGCCAGGATGTACCCGCAACCTGCGACCGGCATACCTTCCCCACCTTTTTCACCCACGGATCCCATGGATATGCCGCTGGTCAAGGAGCTTCTGGCTCGCaatgaatatataaatgttCCCGAAGGAACCGTGCTCTGTGTTCCGTGTTACCTCTGCAAACAGCCCTTCAATGACATTGAATCCTTCAAGGAGCACCTCACCCAACATGCAGCGGAAATTCACTCCTGGAATACAAGGCGTGCACAGGAGCAGGAACCTCCGCCGTTGATGATACCCTTTGTTGAGCCAATGAATCAGCCGTTCGTGCATCCCATAGATCAGCACTTAATCCATTCCATCAATCAAGGGGCCATAGATTGTCATCACCATGCCCACTATAGCAATCCTATGGAGTTTGGCAGGCAGCCACCCCTGGATCTTTACTCACCGCCTCTCGAACCACAAATGCCGTTTCAGCTGCCAGCGGTTCATCAGAATCTGATTCAGCCACCACCCATGCACTTAACTGTTCAACGCACGAGTTATGAGCCACCATTGCAGTTTTCTGGACACCGGCCTGTCGAACTGCCCCAGAAACTTCCAACGTCACCGCACTCCCCTCTGGAGTTTTCTCTTCAACCAATGCTCAGCGCCATTCCCTGTAAACAACATACTCCGCTTGAAGTGCAAAAGTTTTGTGTGCCGGAAACAATGTCCAGATCGGTGGAGGAACCACCGGTCTTGGTAAATCCCCCATCTCAGGCACAAGATCCGACTCAGGATGCTGGTGCAGGGAAGTCCCAATCGTCAGTGCCGATCAAATCCAAACCCCCCAATGCAAAACCCCCGGCTTTCAAACGCGGTCACTTCGAGTGCGTTTGGTGCGGAAAGCGTTTGAGCACCCGTCAGTCGCTGAGATACCATGAGAGCCACTTCCACGGGGGGGAAGATCTCCTGGCAAATCGGACAGAGAAGAATGTGCCGAAGCAGCACAAGTGCTCCACATGCAAGAAACGCTACAAGCGGCGGACCTTCCTCCTGATGCACATGAAAGTCAAACACGGGATAGTTTTCCCGAGCAGGACTTCTGCCGATCCCGAATCTCAAATATCTGTAGATTCGCCTGCGTCCCCGGAGGCTCCTGTCTCCCCAAGGTCGTCGCCGGACGAGACCCCGAAAAAGGAGATATGGAGCACAAGAATATTCAACGCTGTGGCGGCAGCCAAGTATCAACCGGCCAGCGAGCGGGCGGACAAGTATTTGGTTGCGCCACGTCAGCAAACCGAGCAGTTGGAATCGGGTTTTACGATAACGTCTAAGCGAACGTATCCACTCCGTTCGCCCTTCTTCAATCC GGATCTATGGCTGGACTGCGATGCATACTTATAG
- the LOC122621734 gene encoding uncharacterized zinc finger protein CG12744 — METALPEVQLSCLLCEQTFDAIEKLDEHLPIHFPQPENTGQICDLCGRAMRSSLELHQHYKRFHEAHVGNTEGHIQCQLCDKVFLLQDHLKVHVKIEHATDGYQPDEKSLDWLHHTPKSIDINDDKLDPILCPPPKKKYPPRSPFFNPNLWLGADNSFM, encoded by the exons atggAAACGGCTTTGCCTGAAGTGCAACTTTCCTGTCTGTTGTGCGAGCAGACTTTTGATGCCATTGAGAAGCTGGACGAACACCTGCCCATCCACTTTCCACAGCCGGAGAACACTGGCCAAATATGCGATCTATGCGGGCGCGCGATGCGATCCTCGCTGGAGTTGCACCAGCACTACAAAAGATTCCATGAAGCCCATGTGGGCAACACAGAGGGACACATACAATGCCAGCTCTGCGACAAGGTGTTCCTTCTCCAGGACCATCTGAAGGTACACGTGAAGATTGAGCACGCGACTGATGGCTACCAACCAGATGAGAAGTCTTTAGATTGGCTGCACCACACTCCCAAAAGTATCGACATAAACGATGATAAGCTGGATCCCATCTTGTGTCCTCCACCGAAAAAGAAGTATCCACCACGCTCCCCCTTCTTTAATCC GAATCTCTGGCTAGGTGCTGACAACTCCTTTATGTAG
- the LOC122619480 gene encoding oxysterol-binding protein-related protein 9 isoform X2 — translation MFRKWVRRVSLSATRGFAETTSPTHEKAPDGFAEPVALGDSVAPQTLPEIDESVADADTSIKTARTAVSSGSASYDNGIDYDALYEEEEETDLSMEAHGSMITHLLSQVKIGMDLTKVVLPTFILERRSLLEMYADYFAHPDLFIKISDLDDPRDRIVQVCRWYMSAYHAGRKSAVAKKPYNPILGEVFQCHWDIPELSQDAQEVRDGPVPWCRRDQLTFLAEQVSHHPPISAFYAEHYNKKITFAAHVWTKSKFLGLSIGVHNIGEGVVTLVDRSEEYIVTFPNGYGRSILTVPWIELGGSVEIKCPQSGYYANVEFLTKPFYGGKRNRISAEVYAPSEKKPFVSISGEWSGLMEAKWHDKNKTEVFVDVNRIPIFKKQVRPIVEQDEYESRRVWKEVTAGLKFNDIERATTAKFVVEQQQRDQAKVRKEYDLAWEHKHFKPVGDNWIYAKPLSQRMYLQEKEAKR, via the exons ATGTTTAGGAAGTGGGTCCGACGTGTTAGCCTCAG CGCAACGCGTGGGTTTGCGGAAACCACATCCCCCACCCACGAAAAGGCACCGGATGGATTTGCCGAGCCAGTGGCTCTGGGCGACTCAGTTGCCCCCCAAACGCTGCCAGAGATCGATGAAAGCGTTGCCGATGCGGACACCAGCATTAAGACAGCAAGGACCGCAGTAAGTTCCGGAAGTGCCAGCTATGATAATGGAATAGACTACGACGCCTTgtacgaggaggaggaagagacGGACCTCAGTATGGAGGCGCACGGATCGATGATCACGCACTTGTTGTCCCAAGTTAAAATCGGCATGGACCTCACGAAAGTGGTACTGCCCACGTTTATTCTGGAGCGCCGCTCGCTATTGGAGATGTACGCCGATTACTTTGCTCATCCCGATCTgtttataaa AATATCGGATCTGGATGATCCGCGCGACAGAATCGTCCAGGTCTGCCGCTGGTATATGAGTGCTTACCATGCTGGGCGCAAAAGTGCAGTAGCCAAGAAGCCGTACAACCCCATTTTGGGTGAAGTATTTCAGTGCCATTGGGACATTCCTG AGTTATCCCAAGACGCTCAGGAGGTACGCGACGGTCCAGTGCCTTGGTGCCGGCGGGATCAACTCACATTTCTAGCTGAGCAGGTGTCTCACCATCCGCCAA tttctgcCTTTTATGCGGAGcattacaataaaaaaataacatttgcGGCACATGTCTGGACCAAGTCGAAGTTCTTGGGACTCTCCATTGGAGTTCATAACATTGGTGAAGGCGTTGTGACCCTGGTGGATCGCAGCGAGGAGTACATAGTGACCTTCCCCAACGGCTACGGCAG GTCTATTCTAACGGTGCCTTGGATTGAGCTCGGCGGTTCGGTGGAGATCAAGTGCCCACAATCTGGATACTATGCCAACGTGGAGTTCCTCACCAAGCCATTCTATGGCGGCAAACGGAATAGGATCTCTGCAGAG GTTTATGCGCCCAGCGAAAAGAAGCCTTTCGTCTCTATTTCCGGCGAGTGGAGCGGTTTGATGGAGGCCAAGTGGCATGATAAAAAC AAAACCGAAGTATTCGTCGACGTAAATCGCATACCCATATTTAAGAAACAAGTTCGACCAATCGTTGAGCAGGATGAGTACGAATCGCGGCGCGTTTGGAAGGAAGTGACAGCGGGACTCAA GTTCAATGACATCGAGCGCGCTACAACTGCCAAATTCGTTgtggagcaacagcagcgagATCAAGCCAAGGTGCGCAAGGAATACGATCTGGCCTGGGAGCACAAG CACTTTAAGCCCGTGGGGGACAACTGGATCTACGCCAAACCGCTGAGTCAGCGCATGTATTTGCAGGAGAAAGAGGCCAAGAGATAA